GGCTCACGTCCGACGGCAAGGCGAGCGTCGACGGGGCCTTCGAGGCCCTGCTCGCCGCCGAGGCCGACCTCCTGGCCGACCTGCCGGACGCAGAGCGTACGCAGCTCGCGGGCCTGCTGCGCTCGCTGCTCGCGCCCTTCAGCTGAGGCGCGGCTACTCCACCAGCTCGGAGGCCTCGAGCCACTCCAGCTCGAGCTCCTCCTTCTCGGCCGCGAGCTCGCCGAGCTGGTCGCCCACCCGCGCGAGCAGCGCGTAGTCGGTGAGGTTGGCCTCCATCTCGGCGTGCAGCTCGGCCTCGCGCGCGGCGATCCGCTCGAGCTGCTTCTCCACCTTGGCCAGCACCTTGCGGGCAGCGCGGTCCTCGGCGCTGCCGGCGCGTGCCCTGGCCGGGGCTGTGTCATGCGGAGCCGCACCCATGGGTGCGGGGTCGTATGACGCAGGGGCGGACGCGTCACCAGCGCCGAGCGTGGCCGACGACGCAGAGGCAGCCCGGCGCTCGAGGTACTCGTCCACCCCACGCGGCAGCATCGAGACCTGCCCGTCGCCGAGCAGGGCCCAGGTCGAGTCGGTGACGCGCTCGAGGAAGTAGCGGTCGTGGGACACCACGACCAGCGTCCCGGGCCAGCTGTCGAGGAAGTCCTCGAGGACGTTGAGGGTGTCGATGTCGAGATCGTTGGTGGGCTCGTCGAGGAGCAGCACGTTGGGCTCGGTGAGCAGCAGCTTGAGCAGCTGGAAGCGGCGGCGCTCGCCGCCCGACAGGTCGCCGAGGCGTGCGGTGAGCCGGTCCCCTGTGAAGCCGAAGCGCTCCAGCAGCGACGTCGCGGTGACCTCCTGGCCGTCCAGGGTCCTGGTCACCCGGCGGATCGACTCCACCGTCGGCAGCACCCGGGCCTCGGGTTCGATCTCGTCGAGGGCCTGGGTGAGGTGCTGGAGCGCGACCGTACGTCCCTGCTTGACGCGACCGACGCTCGGCGGGAGCGCACCGGAGATCAGCGACAGCAGCGAGGTCTTCCCGGCACCGTTGACGCCGACGATGCCGATCCGGTCGCCGGGCCCGATGCGCCACGTCGCGTGCTCCAGCAGCACCTTGTCGCCGCGGGCCAGGTCGACGTCCTCGATGTCGATGACGTCCTTGCCGAGCCGCTGGCTGGCGAAGCGCTGGAGCTCCATCCGGTCGCGCGGCGGCGGCACGTCCTCGATCAGGGCGTTGGCCGCGTCGATGCGGAACTTCGGCTTCGACGTACGCGCCGGGGCGCCGCGCCGCAGCCAGGCGAGCTCCTTGCGCGCGAGGTTGAGCCGGCGGCTCTCCGACGCGGCGGCCTGGCGCGAGCGCTCGGCCTTGGCCAGGACGTACGCCGCGTAGCCGCCCTCGTAGGTGTCGACCGCGCCGTCGTGGACCTCCCACGTGGTCTGGCAGACCGCGTCGAGGAACCACCGGTCGTGGGTGACGACCATCAGCGCGCTCGGCAGGCTCACGAGGTGGTCGGCGAGCCAGGCGACCGCCTCGACGTCGAGGTGGTTGGTGGGCTCGTCGAGGATGATCAGGTCGTGGCGCGAGAGCAGCAACGCCGCGAGGGCGCAGCGCCGGCGCTCGCCACCCGACAGGCCGACGACCGCGCGGTCGAGGGTGACGCCGGCGAGCAGCTCCTCCACCACCTGGCGGGTCGTGGCGTCGGCGGCCCACTCGTGGTCCTCACGACCGCCGAGCACCGCCTCGCGCACGGAGTGCGAGTCGACGAGCTCGTCGCCCTGGTGGAGGTAGCCGATCTCGACGCCGCGGGTCTTGGAGACGCGGCCGGAGTCGGGCTGCTCGATGCCGGTCATCACCTCCAGCAGCGTGGTCTTGCCGTCGCCGTTGCGACCGACGATGCCGACGCGCTCGCCGACGGAGATGCCGAGGGAGACGTCGTCGAGGAGCGGCCGTACGCCGTAGGACTTCGAGACCCGCTCGAGGTTGATGAGGTTCGCCATGACGGGCCGATCCTCTCAGGGATGACCTCGCGGGCGTGCTTCGGCGTACGCCGGCCGGGGTCGGCGGTGGGTGAGACATGTTCCGGGGCGCCGGGACCTGCGTCACGCACCGCCCGGCCACGGACCATCAGCAAGGCGGTGAGTGAGACATGTTCTGGTACGGCAGAAGATGTCTCACTCACCGCTCACGACGACGTCAGCTGAGCGGCGTACCGTCCGCCGGCGCGGCTGCGCCCGGGGTGGGAGAGGTGTCCCCGCCGGTGCGGGCGTACTTCTGGATCAGCTGCTCGACGTCGAGGCCGGTGGTCGTCCGGAGCAGCTCCATGGTCTGCACGAAGTTGTTGGTCACCTGCTTGGGCAGCTCGCCGGCACCGTCGGCGGAGATCACGGTCAGCTTGTCGATGCCGGCCATCGGGCGAGCCAGCTCGGCGGCCACCTTCGGCATCACCTCGATCAGCATCTGCAGCACCGCCGCCTCGTTGTAGCCCGCGAAGGCGGCGGCCTTCTTGTCCATCGCCTCCGCCTCGGCCTGCCCGGCGGCGAGGATCGCGGCTGCCTGGGCCTCACCCTCGGCGCGGAGCGCGTCGGCCTCGGCCACACGACGGGCCTTCTCGGCCTCACCCCGCTTGGCGCCCTCGATGGCCTCGGCCTCGGCGAGCGCCGAACGCCGCGACTTCTCGCCCTCACCGGTCAGGCGGGCCTTCTCGGCCTCCGCCTCGGCGTTGGCGATGGAGGACGCCTTGCGGGCCTCGGCCTCGAGGATCTCCGAGCTGCGGCGGCCCTGGGCCTCGGTCTCGACGCGGTAGCGCTCGGCGTCGGCGGGCTTGCGGACCTCGGTGTCGAGCTCGCGCTCCTTGAGGGCGGCCTGCCGCACGGCGACCTTCTCCTGCTCGAGCAGGACGGCCTGGTCGCGGTCGGCCTGGGCGAGCGGGCCGGCGGCCGCGGCCTGCGCGTTGGCGGCGTCGGTCTCGGCCTTGATCTCGGCGCTCTTCAGGGCCAGGGCGCGCTGGGTGATCGCGATCTCCTGCTCGGCGGCGATCCGCGCCTGCTCGGCGGCCTGGCGGGCGTTGGCCTCCGCGATGGATGCGAGCTGGTTGAGCTTGGCGGCCTCGGGGCGACCGAGGTCGGCGAGGTAGGAGCCGTCGTCGGTGATGTCCTGGATCTGGAACGTGTCGAGCACGAGGCCCTGGCCGGTCAGCGAGGACTCCGACTCCTCGGCCACCCGTTGGGCGAACGCCGCGCGGTCGCGGATGATCTGCTCCACCGACATCGAGCCGACGATCGAGCGCAGCGCACCGGCGAGGACCTCCTGGGTGAAGGTCTCGATCTCGGACTGCTGGCTCAGGAAGCGCTGTCCGGCCGCGCGGATGGAGTCCTCGTTGCCACCGACCTTGACCAGCGCGACCCCGTCGAGGTTGAGCTTGATGCCCTGACCGGAGACCGCGCCGCGGATCTGCACCGAGATGCGGCGCGAGGACAGGTCGAGGGTCGCGAGCCGCTGGACGAACGGGATGACGAACACGCCGCCACCCATCACGACCTTCTGGCCCGAGAGGTCGGTCGAGATCTCACCGGTCTCCGGGTTGCGCACCTCGCCCTTGCCCTTGCGTCCGGTGACGATGAACGACTCGTTGGGTCCCGCCACCTTGTAGCGCGTGGTGACGAGCAGCGCGAGCAGCACCACCAGGACGACGAGGCCGATCACAGCAGTGACGACCGGGGACAGACCGAACATGCGGGCTCCTTGCGGATGGAGAGGTGGAAGGCGGGCTTTGGGGGCTCAGGGGAGGAACAGCGGCTCGACCTGGACGGCCGTCGGCGAGATGACCTGGGTGACGCTGACCTGCGTGCCGGCGGGCACCGCGACGCTGGAGCGTGCGTTGAGACGGGTGCGGTGACCGGCGACGCTGATCGAGACGACGCCGAAGCCGCCCTCAGGGATCGCGTCGACCACCTGGCCGATCTTCTCGACCATGTCGGAGGTGCGGACGGTGTCGGTCTCACCGGTGCCGTGGAGGAACCGCGACGCCCTGGCGGCGACCGCGCCGAGCAGCACCCCCAGCACGAGCCCGATGACGACGGCGAGCGACGTCGAGCCCGTCGCGTCGAGCGCGATCGCCCCACCGAAGCCGAGCGCGCCGAGGAAGCCGGCCAGCGCCTCGGTGGAGAAGAAGCCGGCGCTCAGCCCCTCCAGCGCGCCGTCGAGCACGTCACCGAGGACGAGCGCGACGAGCAGGAGCAGGACGCCGAGCGCGCCGAGCACCAGGAACACGGTCACGATGCCTCCCCCGGTCACCAGCGCGACGTCGATGTCGCGCACACCCTAGCCGCAGCCTTCCCCCCTCGGGGTGGGAACATGTCAACGGTCGCTGTCCGGCGTACGGGTCAGGCCAGGACGTGCGCTCCGGCGACCGGTCCGGTGGCGGTGAGCACGACGTCGTGGCCGGCGCCGGCGAGCCCGGCCGCGGTCTCGCGGGCACCGTCGGCGGAGTCGCAGAGGAAGACGACCGTCGGTCCGGACCCGCTGACCAGCCCGCGCAGCGCGCCCTCGGCCTCACCGCGCGCGATGAGGTCGCCGAGCTCAGGGCGCAGGTCGATCGCCGGCTCCTGGAGGTCGTTGTGCAGCGCGCGGGCCAGCCGCAGCGGCTCCCCCGTCGCCAGTGCCGCGAGCAGCGGCTCGGCCGACGCCGGCACCTCGGGGGCGTCGGGGCGCAGGAAGTCGAAGTGGCGGTAGACCGCCGGCGTCGACAGGCCCTCGGTCGACGGGACCGCGACCCACCACCAGGAGGCGGGATCGTCGACGGGCGCGACCACCTCACCGCGGCCCACGCCCCGCGCCGTACCCCCCACGAGGGAGAACGGGATGTCGCTGCCGAGCCGGGCGGCCAGGGCGAGCAGGTCGTCGTCGGAGGTGCGCAGGTCCCACGACCGGTCGCAGGCGACCAGCGCGGCAGCGGCGTCGGCGGACCCGCCGGCCATGCCCCCGGCGACCGGGATGTCCTTGCGCACGTCGAAGGTCCCGGTTGCCTCGCGGCCGGCGTGCTCGGCGAGCAGCCGGGCGGCGCGGAGCACGATGTTGTCCGGCCCGGGAGGTACGGCGGCGGGGTCGATGTGGTCGGCGACGTGGGTGGTGAGGGACAGCCCGTCGGCGGCCGACAGCGTGAGGTCGTCGTGGATCCCGATCGCCTGGTAGACGGTGTCGAGGGGGTGGAACCCGTCCTCGCGCGCGCGGGCGACCCCGAGGTGGAGGTTGATCTTGGCCGCCGCACGGACCGTGATGCTCATGCGGGCCCGGAGGGTCGTGAGGGGTGCACACCCTGGGCGGCGAGCCCCTCGGCGATCCGGGCGAAGTCCCCGACGGTCAGCACCTCGCCGCGGGCCGTCGGGTCCACGCCGGCGGACTCGAGGGCGGCGGTCGCGACCTCGGCCGACCCGGCGACACCGCGCAGCGCGGCCCGGACCTGCTTGCGGCGCTGGGCGAAGGCGGCGTCGACGACGGCGAAGACCTCCTCGCGGGTCGCGGTGGTCCGCGGCGGCTCGCGTCGGGTCCAGGCGACCAGCCCGGAGTCGACGTTGGGGGCCGGCCAGAAGACGTTGCGCCCGATTGCCCCCGCACGGCGTACGTCGGCGAACCAGGCCGCCTTCACGCTCGGCACGCCGTAGGTCTTCGAGCCGGGGCCGGCGGCGAGGCGGTCGGCGACCTCGGCCTGCACCATCACCAGCCCGCGCTCCAGCGAGGGCAGCAGGGTCAGCAGGTGGATGAGCACCGGGACCGACACGTTGTAGGGGAGGTTGGCGACGAGCGCGGTCGGGGCGGGACCCGGCAGCTCCTCGACGCGCATCGCGTCGCCCATCACGACCTCGAAGCGGTCAGCCTGCGCAGGGGCGTACGCCGCGATCGTGGCCGGCAGCCGCTCGGCGAGCAGCGGGTCGAGCTCGATGGCGATCACGCGCCGGGCGACCTCGAGCAGGGCCAGCGTCAGGGAGCCGAGGCCCGGGCCGACCTCGACCACGACGTCGTCGCCGCTGATGCCGGACTCACGGACGATCCGGCGCACCGTGTTGGCGTCGATGACGAAATTCTGCCCCCGCTGCTTGGTGGGGCGCAGGTCGAGCTCGGCGGCGAGCTGACGCACCTCGACCGGCCCGAGGAGCCTCGGGCCGGCCGGGTTCGTGGTCATGGTCGGCAAGCCTAGTGGTGGGTCTCGATACGCCGATGGTCAGCGGGGCAGGCCGAGCTTCGCGGCGCAGCCGGGCCAGGAGCCGTAGCCGCCGGTCGCGGCGCGGAGCTTCTCGGCGATGGCGATCTGCGTCTCGCGTGACTGCTGGTGCGGATAGCCCGGGCCGCCGTAGGCGCGCCAGGTGCTGAGGCTGAACTGCAGGCCGCCGTAGTAGCCGTTGCCGGTGTTGATGGCCCAGTTGCCGCCGGACTCGCACTGGGCGAGGGAGTCCCACACCGTGCCGCCGTCGGCGAAGTTGCTGGTGGGCTCCTCGGGCTTCTCCTTGGTGCCGACCGCGACGATCCGGGGCACGACCTTGCGGCGCACGTCAGCCCTGACGACCTTGCGCGCGACGAGCTTCCCGTCGACGTAGCGCAGCCGGTAGGTCACCGCGCGCACGCCGTCACGGCCGGCCTGCACGACCTCCTCCTCGCCCTCGAGCATGGAGGAGTCCTCGCGCTCCACGACGGGGGCGTCGACGACCTCGCGCTCGACCTTCCGGGTCGCGATGCGGATGTCGGTGACGACGACCTTGTCGCCGTCGTTGATCTCGGTGCGCAGCGGGGGCGTCACCTTGTCGTGCCGGTCGACCTTGAAGTCCATGGACTCCAGCACGTCGGCGACGGTCAGCGCGGTGACCGTGCGCTTGCGCAGGTCCTTGGCGCCGAGCTTGAGGTGCACGACCTTGGGCGTGACGACCTCGAGCGTGAGGCCGCTGCGACCGATCGAGGAGCTGCGGCTGGCGGACAGGTCGGCGCCGTCGAAGCGGCGGCCGATCTCGCCGAGCGCGCTCGCGACGTCGGTGGAGTTCACCCAGTAGGTGTAGGTCTCGCCGTCGACGGCGAGCTCGAGCGGGCGGCCGAACTGGACGGCGATGGCCGTCCCGTCGGAGACCGGCTCGTCGGCGCCGGGGGCGACCAGGTCCTTGTCGGTGACCTCGATGCCCTCGGCCGCGAGCACGTCGGCGACGGTGTCGCCGATGGCGCTGACCTGACGGGTCTCCCCGTCGAGGGTGAGGGTCACGTCCTTGCTGAGGGCGGCGTAGCCGACCGTGGAGCCTGCGACGGCTGCCACGACGACCGCCACGAGGGTCGCCAGCACTGCGCGTGAGTTGAGCCTGGACCTGCTGAGCTGCGCGAGACGAGAGCGCACGATTCTCCGAACGTCGTACTCCCCGGGCCTCGGGTGGCAGCACTCCCCCACCTGCGGCTGCACGGCGACCACGGTGGGGCTGTGGAGCCGTACGACGTGCGAGCGGGGGTCTCGCAGGACCGGCCCGACCCGGTCCTTCGCGTGCCGCCGAAATCACTCCCGATCCCGGCCAACAATCACAAGACGATAACGACGAGCGGCCCGGACGCAAACTCGAACGCCGAAATTCGCACGAGACTCCGGTCACCACGGACCGTCCGGCAGGGCGCTCGGCGCGACCTACCAGGGGCCCCCGAAGGCGGTCTCGGTGTTGGCGTCGATGGCCCGGCAGAGCTCCTCGAGGTCGGCACCGAGGACGTCGGCCATCGTCCGCACGGTGAGCGGCACGAGGTAGGACGCGTTGGGCCGGCCGCGGTGCGGCGTGGGCGTCAGGTAGGGCGCGTCGGTCTCCACGAGCACCCGGTCGCGCGGGGTCACCGCGAGCGCGTTGCGCAGCGGGGCGGCGTTCTTGAAGGTGACCGTCCCGGCGAAGCTGAGGTGTGCGCCGCGGTCGAGGCAGCGCCGCGCGAAGGCGTCGTCGCCGGAGAAGCAGTGCATCACCCAGCGCTCGGGGGCGCCCTCCTCGTCGAGGACGCGCAGCACGTCGTCGTGCGCCTCGCGGTCGTGGATGACGAGCGTCTTGTCGAGGCGCTTGGCCAGGTCGACGTGACGCCGGAAGCTCTCCTCCTGGGCGGCCCACCCCGCCTCGCCCGATCCGCTCTGCGCGTGGCGGAACCGGTCGAGCCCGGTCTCGCCGATCGCGCGGACCTTGTCGTGCGCGGTGGCGAGCCGCTCGATCTCCTCGATCGCGGCGTCGAGCTCGCCGGCTACGGCCAGGCGCGGCGCCTCGTTGGGGTGCAGCGCGACGCCGGCAACGAGCGCGTCGTGCTCGGCGGCCGCTGCCACCGCCCAGCGCGCACCCGGCAGGTCGCACCCGATCTGCACGATCCGCGGCACCCCGACGGCCGCGGCCGCGGCGATGGCCTGCTCGGTGGAGATCCAGTCGCCGTCGGCGATGTCGAGGTGGCAGTGGTTGTCGACGACCGGGTGCGGCAGCGGCTCGGGTGCGGGCGGGCGCTCGCGGTCGCGCCGTGCGCCGGACGTCTCCTCCGTGGCGGCGCGGCTGCGGGTCGGTCCGTGGTCAGCGGTGGACAACGTCGTACACCTCCCGCTTCGGCAGCCCGGCGCGCTTGGCCACCTCGGCGATCGCCTCCTTGCGCGTGGAGCCGCTCGTCTCGAGCTCGGCCACGGCCGTACGCAGCGAGCCGGGGTCGGTGCCCACGGCGGGGGCGCCGCTGGAGCCCTCGACCACGATGGTGACCTCGCCGCGGATGCCGTCGGCGGCCCAGGCGGCGAGCTCGGCGAGCGGGCCGCGGCGCACTTCCTCGTAGGTCTTGGTGAGCTCGCGGCACACCGCGGCGGGCCGGTCGTCGCCGAGCGCCTCGGCCATCGCGACGAGCGCGGCCTCGGTGCGGTGCGGTGCCTCGAAGAAGACCATCGTGCGCTCCTCGGCGGCCAGCGCCGCGAGGCGTCGGCCACGCTCGCCGGCCCTGCGCGGCAGGAAGCCCTCGAAGCAGAAGCGGTCGACCGGCAGGCCGCTGACGGCCAGCGCGGTGAGCACCGCGCTGGGGCCGGGAACAGCGGTGACGCGTACGTCGTGCTCGACCGCCGCGGCCACCAGCCGGTAGCCCGGGTCGGAGACGCTCGGCATGCCGGCGTCGGTCACCAGCACCACGCGCTCGCCGGCGAGCAGGGCCTCCAGCAGGACGGGGGTGCGGGCCTGCTCGTTGCCCTCGAAGTAGGACACGACCCGACCCGACAGCGTGATGTCGAGGTCGGCGCACAGACGCTTGAGGCGCCGCGTGTCCTCCGCGGCGACGACGTCGGCGCCGGCGAGCTCGGCCGCCAGCCGCGGGGGCGCGTCACCCGCCTGGCCGATCGGAGTGCCCGCGAGGACCAGGACGCCAGACATGCGCCCGATCATCGCAGGTGCTCGCCATCGCCGGTCGAGCAGCACGCGGTCGCCCGCTCATCTCCGCACCTCTGGTTAGAGTTCCGGCGTGACCCTGAGCGCCGCCGAGCGGAACCGTCCGCGCTGGCGCTCCGAGGACCCGCTCCTCGGCTGGGTCGGGGCGGTCTGCCTCGCGGGCCTGGCCTTCTTCCTGCGGCGCTGGCACCTCGGCACTCCCCATGCCTTCTCCTTCGACGAGACCTACTACGCCAAGGACGCGTGGTCGCTGCTCAACCACGGCTACGTGCGCGGCTACGTCGAGGACGCGGACAAGACGATCCTCAACGGCGACGTCACCGGGCTGTGGCAGGACGGTCCGTCGATGATCGTCCACCCCGAGGTCGGCAAGTGGCTGATCGCGGGCGGGATCGAGCTCTTCGGGATGGAGCCGTCGGGCTGGCGCTTCGCCTCGGCGCTGGTCGGCGCGCTGATGGTGCTGGTGATGTGCCGGTTCGTGCGGCGCGTGACCGGCTCGACGGTGCTCGGCCTCGTCGCCGGCCTGCTGCTGTCGATCGACGGGCTCCAGCTCGTGCTCTCCCGCCTGGCGCTGCTCGACATCTTCCTCGCCTTCTTCCTGCTGTGCGGCGTGCACTGCGTGGTGGCCGACCGACAGTGGTTGCGCGAGCGCCTGGCCTCGGGACGGCACTCGTGGGCGCTGGGCCTGTGGCGTCCGTGGCTGCTGCTCGGCGGCGTCGCCTTCGGCCTCGCGTGCGGCACGAAGTGGTCGGCCGCCTACACGCTGGCCGCCTTCGGGCTGCTGGCCTGGCTCTGGAGCGCCGGAGCACGCCGCGCCTTCGGCCAGCGACGACCCCTGCTGCGCTCGGTGCTGCTCGACGGACTGCCGGCCTTCGCGGCGCTGGTCGGCGTCGCGCTGGCGACGTACGTCGCTTCCTGGACGGGCTGGCTCATGAACGCGGAGGCCTATGAGCAGGCGTTCAGCAACACGCAGTACACCTCGTACGGCGGCGGGGAGCAGTGGCCGACCGCGGGCGAGCCGGACGCCGCGGGCCTGGGCGAGGTGCGTCAGTCCCTGCGGTCGCTGTGGAGCTACCACCAGGACGTCTACACCTTCCACAGCCACTTCCTGAACGACTCCACCCACGTCTACGCCTCCCAGCCCTCGACGTGGCTGGTGATGGGCCGGCCGGTGGGGGTCGACGCGCAGACCGACATCCAGCCCGGCACGCAGGGGTGCGAGGCGCCGTCCGACTCGTCGTGCAT
This sequence is a window from Nocardioides sp. S5. Protein-coding genes within it:
- a CDS encoding ABC-F family ATP-binding cassette domain-containing protein; the protein is MANLINLERVSKSYGVRPLLDDVSLGISVGERVGIVGRNGDGKTTLLEVMTGIEQPDSGRVSKTRGVEIGYLHQGDELVDSHSVREAVLGGREDHEWAADATTRQVVEELLAGVTLDRAVVGLSGGERRRCALAALLLSRHDLIILDEPTNHLDVEAVAWLADHLVSLPSALMVVTHDRWFLDAVCQTTWEVHDGAVDTYEGGYAAYVLAKAERSRQAAASESRRLNLARKELAWLRRGAPARTSKPKFRIDAANALIEDVPPPRDRMELQRFASQRLGKDVIDIEDVDLARGDKVLLEHATWRIGPGDRIGIVGVNGAGKTSLLSLISGALPPSVGRVKQGRTVALQHLTQALDEIEPEARVLPTVESIRRVTRTLDGQEVTATSLLERFGFTGDRLTARLGDLSGGERRRFQLLKLLLTEPNVLLLDEPTNDLDIDTLNVLEDFLDSWPGTLVVVSHDRYFLERVTDSTWALLGDGQVSMLPRGVDEYLERRAASASSATLGAGDASAPASYDPAPMGAAPHDTAPARARAGSAEDRAARKVLAKVEKQLERIAAREAELHAEMEANLTDYALLARVGDQLGELAAEKEELELEWLEASELVE
- a CDS encoding flotillin family protein; its protein translation is MFGLSPVVTAVIGLVVLVVLLALLVTTRYKVAGPNESFIVTGRKGKGEVRNPETGEISTDLSGQKVVMGGGVFVIPFVQRLATLDLSSRRISVQIRGAVSGQGIKLNLDGVALVKVGGNEDSIRAAGQRFLSQQSEIETFTQEVLAGALRSIVGSMSVEQIIRDRAAFAQRVAEESESSLTGQGLVLDTFQIQDITDDGSYLADLGRPEAAKLNQLASIAEANARQAAEQARIAAEQEIAITQRALALKSAEIKAETDAANAQAAAAGPLAQADRDQAVLLEQEKVAVRQAALKERELDTEVRKPADAERYRVETEAQGRRSSEILEAEARKASSIANAEAEAEKARLTGEGEKSRRSALAEAEAIEGAKRGEAEKARRVAEADALRAEGEAQAAAILAAGQAEAEAMDKKAAAFAGYNEAAVLQMLIEVMPKVAAELARPMAGIDKLTVISADGAGELPKQVTNNFVQTMELLRTTTGLDVEQLIQKYARTGGDTSPTPGAAAPADGTPLS
- a CDS encoding 4-(cytidine 5'-diphospho)-2-C-methyl-D-erythritol kinase, producing the protein MSITVRAAAKINLHLGVARAREDGFHPLDTVYQAIGIHDDLTLSAADGLSLTTHVADHIDPAAVPPGPDNIVLRAARLLAEHAGREATGTFDVRKDIPVAGGMAGGSADAAAALVACDRSWDLRTSDDDLLALAARLGSDIPFSLVGGTARGVGRGEVVAPVDDPASWWWVAVPSTEGLSTPAVYRHFDFLRPDAPEVPASAEPLLAALATGEPLRLARALHNDLQEPAIDLRPELGDLIARGEAEGALRGLVSGSGPTVVFLCDSADGARETAAGLAGAGHDVVLTATGPVAGAHVLA
- the rsmA gene encoding 16S rRNA (adenine(1518)-N(6)/adenine(1519)-N(6))-dimethyltransferase RsmA, giving the protein MTTNPAGPRLLGPVEVRQLAAELDLRPTKQRGQNFVIDANTVRRIVRESGISGDDVVVEVGPGLGSLTLALLEVARRVIAIELDPLLAERLPATIAAYAPAQADRFEVVMGDAMRVEELPGPAPTALVANLPYNVSVPVLIHLLTLLPSLERGLVMVQAEVADRLAAGPGSKTYGVPSVKAAWFADVRRAGAIGRNVFWPAPNVDSGLVAWTRREPPRTTATREEVFAVVDAAFAQRRKQVRAALRGVAGSAEVATAALESAGVDPTARGEVLTVGDFARIAEGLAAQGVHPSRPSGPA
- a CDS encoding resuscitation-promoting factor; translated protein: MRSRLAQLSRSRLNSRAVLATLVAVVVAAVAGSTVGYAALSKDVTLTLDGETRQVSAIGDTVADVLAAEGIEVTDKDLVAPGADEPVSDGTAIAVQFGRPLELAVDGETYTYWVNSTDVASALGEIGRRFDGADLSASRSSSIGRSGLTLEVVTPKVVHLKLGAKDLRKRTVTALTVADVLESMDFKVDRHDKVTPPLRTEINDGDKVVVTDIRIATRKVEREVVDAPVVEREDSSMLEGEEEVVQAGRDGVRAVTYRLRYVDGKLVARKVVRADVRRKVVPRIVAVGTKEKPEEPTSNFADGGTVWDSLAQCESGGNWAINTGNGYYGGLQFSLSTWRAYGGPGYPHQQSRETQIAIAEKLRAATGGYGSWPGCAAKLGLPR
- a CDS encoding TatD family hydrolase — encoded protein: MSTADHGPTRSRAATEETSGARRDRERPPAPEPLPHPVVDNHCHLDIADGDWISTEQAIAAAAAVGVPRIVQIGCDLPGARWAVAAAAEHDALVAGVALHPNEAPRLAVAGELDAAIEEIERLATAHDKVRAIGETGLDRFRHAQSGSGEAGWAAQEESFRRHVDLAKRLDKTLVIHDREAHDDVLRVLDEEGAPERWVMHCFSGDDAFARRCLDRGAHLSFAGTVTFKNAAPLRNALAVTPRDRVLVETDAPYLTPTPHRGRPNASYLVPLTVRTMADVLGADLEELCRAIDANTETAFGGPW
- the rsmI gene encoding 16S rRNA (cytidine(1402)-2'-O)-methyltransferase, producing the protein MSGVLVLAGTPIGQAGDAPPRLAAELAGADVVAAEDTRRLKRLCADLDITLSGRVVSYFEGNEQARTPVLLEALLAGERVVLVTDAGMPSVSDPGYRLVAAAVEHDVRVTAVPGPSAVLTALAVSGLPVDRFCFEGFLPRRAGERGRRLAALAAEERTMVFFEAPHRTEAALVAMAEALGDDRPAAVCRELTKTYEEVRRGPLAELAAWAADGIRGEVTIVVEGSSGAPAVGTDPGSLRTAVAELETSGSTRKEAIAEVAKRAGLPKREVYDVVHR
- a CDS encoding phospholipid carrier-dependent glycosyltransferase translates to MTLSAAERNRPRWRSEDPLLGWVGAVCLAGLAFFLRRWHLGTPHAFSFDETYYAKDAWSLLNHGYVRGYVEDADKTILNGDVTGLWQDGPSMIVHPEVGKWLIAGGIELFGMEPSGWRFASALVGALMVLVMCRFVRRVTGSTVLGLVAGLLLSIDGLQLVLSRLALLDIFLAFFLLCGVHCVVADRQWLRERLASGRHSWALGLWRPWLLLGGVAFGLACGTKWSAAYTLAAFGLLAWLWSAGARRAFGQRRPLLRSVLLDGLPAFAALVGVALATYVASWTGWLMNAEAYEQAFSNTQYTSYGGGEQWPTAGEPDAAGLGEVRQSLRSLWSYHQDVYTFHSHFLNDSTHVYASQPSTWLVMGRPVGVDAQTDIQPGTQGCEAPSDSSCIRQVLLIGNPVIWWGGCLAMVASLLLWVGARDWRHGVAVVGLASTWLPWFLYDDRPIFFFYAITCLPFLVLSLALAMGHLIGTSDVPTPRRTFGVVVAGSYTVLALVAFAWFWPIWTDALLTKSEWDARIWFQRWI